One genomic segment of Microbacterium sp. BLY includes these proteins:
- a CDS encoding ABC-F family ATP-binding cassette domain-containing protein, translating into MAHLLGAEALHLEYPTRVVFDAVTLGIEEGDRIGIVGRNGDGKSSLLAMLAGRKEPDSGRVTVRGGTRIGVLDQADTLPDDITVGAAVVGDLPEHEWAGDARVRDVIEGLLTDLPWDAEVGSLSGGQRRRVSLAKLLTGDWDVIALDEPTNHLDVEAITWLAGHLKKRWPANAGALLVVTHDRWFLDEICTETWEVHDRIVEPFEGGYAAYILQRVERDRMAAATEAKRQNLARKELAWLRRGAPARTSKPKFRIDAANELIADVPEIRDKVSLQSLAVSRLGKDVVDLLDVGVTYPSTGSGTQASTGSGTQASTGSGAQPGKTVLKDVEWRIAPGERTGILGVNGAGKSTLLGLISGTVEPTEGRIKRGKTVQVRTLTQRLDELLPHWNDPVRVVISGLRTSYTLGAGSKAQDLTPGQLLERLGFSSAQLSTPVKDLSGGQQRRLQLLLVLLDQPNVLILDEPTNDMDTDMLAAIEDLLDSWSGTLLVVSHDRYFLERVTDQQYAILPGPDGAGRLRHLPGGVDEYLRLRQRVESGPTKSAVAEAPTPSGLDGAALRAAQKEAAALERRIQKLTQQVDAAKHALADHDQSDYEGLGERMKAITAQEAEIEELELRWFELTEEIG; encoded by the coding sequence ATGGCACATCTTCTCGGGGCCGAAGCCCTGCACCTCGAATACCCGACCCGCGTCGTCTTCGACGCCGTGACCCTCGGCATCGAGGAGGGTGACCGCATCGGCATCGTCGGCCGCAACGGCGACGGCAAGTCGAGCCTGCTCGCCATGCTCGCCGGCCGGAAGGAGCCCGATTCCGGACGTGTGACGGTCCGGGGCGGCACCCGCATCGGGGTGCTCGACCAGGCCGACACGCTCCCCGACGACATCACCGTCGGTGCCGCGGTCGTCGGCGATCTCCCCGAGCACGAGTGGGCCGGCGATGCCCGCGTCCGCGACGTCATCGAGGGGCTGCTAACCGATCTGCCGTGGGACGCGGAGGTCGGCTCCCTTTCCGGCGGTCAGCGGCGTCGGGTGTCGCTCGCGAAGCTGCTGACCGGCGACTGGGACGTCATCGCGCTCGACGAGCCGACCAACCACCTCGACGTCGAGGCGATCACCTGGCTCGCCGGGCACCTCAAGAAGCGCTGGCCCGCGAACGCCGGCGCCCTCCTCGTCGTGACCCACGACCGGTGGTTCCTCGACGAGATCTGCACCGAGACGTGGGAGGTGCACGACCGCATCGTCGAGCCCTTCGAGGGCGGCTACGCGGCTTACATCCTGCAGCGGGTGGAGCGCGACCGGATGGCGGCGGCGACCGAGGCGAAGCGACAGAACCTCGCCCGCAAGGAGCTCGCCTGGCTGCGTCGCGGTGCTCCCGCCCGCACGAGCAAGCCGAAGTTCCGCATCGACGCGGCCAACGAACTCATCGCCGACGTGCCCGAGATCCGCGACAAGGTCTCCCTGCAGTCGCTCGCTGTCTCGCGGCTGGGCAAGGACGTCGTCGACCTCCTCGATGTCGGGGTGACGTACCCTTCGACAGGCTCAGGGACCCAGGCTTCGACAGGCTCAGGGACCCAGGCTTCGACGGGCTCAGGGGCCCAGCCGGGCAAGACGGTGCTGAAGGACGTCGAGTGGCGCATCGCGCCGGGGGAGCGCACCGGCATCCTCGGCGTGAACGGCGCGGGGAAGTCGACTCTCCTCGGCCTCATCTCGGGCACCGTCGAGCCGACGGAGGGGCGGATCAAGCGAGGGAAGACCGTGCAGGTGCGCACGCTCACCCAGCGCCTGGACGAACTCCTGCCGCACTGGAACGACCCGGTGCGCGTGGTCATCTCCGGTCTGCGCACGTCGTACACGCTCGGTGCGGGATCGAAGGCGCAGGACCTCACGCCCGGCCAGCTCCTGGAGCGGCTCGGATTCTCGTCCGCCCAGCTCTCCACCCCGGTGAAGGATCTGTCCGGTGGGCAGCAGCGGCGGCTGCAACTCCTGCTCGTCCTGCTCGACCAGCCGAACGTGCTCATCCTCGACGAGCCGACGAACGACATGGACACCGACATGCTCGCCGCGATCGAGGATCTCCTCGACTCCTGGTCGGGCACGCTCCTCGTCGTCAGCCACGACCGGTACTTCCTGGAGCGGGTGACGGATCAGCAGTATGCGATCCTTCCCGGTCCGGACGGCGCGGGGCGCCTCCGGCACCTCCCCGGCGGCGTCGACGAGTACCTGCGTCTGCGGCAGCGCGTCGAGAGCGGCCCCACCAAGTCGGCCGTCGCCGAGGCTCCGACGCCGAGCGGTCTCGACGGCGCGGCTCTCCGGGCGGCGCAGAAGGAGGCCGCCGCCCTCGAGCGCCGCATCCAGAAGCTCACCCAGCAGGTCGACGCGGCCAAGCACGCCCTCGCCGACCACGACCAGTCCGATTACGAGGGCCTTGGCGAGCGGATGAAGGCGATCACGGCACAGGAGGCCGAGATCGAAGAGCTGGAGCTGCGCTGGTTCGAGCTCACGGAGGAGATCGGCTGA
- a CDS encoding Cmx/CmrA family chloramphenicol efflux MFS transporter — MPFALYALALAVFVMGTSEFMLAGLIPAMSADLDIPVGTVGLLTSAFAVGMVVGAPTMAAFARSWPPRRTLLACLAVFGLCHIVGALTSVFDLLLATRVLSALANAGFLAVALRTATLLVPRERTGRALAVLLSGTTIATIVGVPAGALLGTALTWRAPFAAVALLCVVAFLGVLRGVPATIAAQTTATPAGRDTVRDSAGETTPPSLRAELALLATPRLALTMILAALVNAGTFAVFTFLAPVVTDTAGLPPAAVSVSLVLFGVGSFAGVTIAGRLADRHAAALLAIGTPLLLGGWIVLATVATQPIALLALVFVQGVLSFGVGSTLITRVLYAASGAPTMGGSYATAALNIGAVIGPAWGAVALASGAGPLSPVAVAAVLTAAALALGLSLRRTLSLAVRLRRRSRRRPRSRPRPRR, encoded by the coding sequence ATGCCGTTCGCTCTCTACGCCCTTGCCCTGGCGGTCTTCGTCATGGGCACGTCGGAATTCATGCTCGCGGGGCTCATCCCCGCGATGTCCGCCGATCTCGACATCCCTGTCGGCACGGTCGGCCTGCTCACGTCCGCCTTCGCCGTCGGCATGGTCGTCGGGGCCCCGACGATGGCTGCCTTCGCCCGCAGCTGGCCGCCCCGCCGCACCCTCCTCGCCTGCCTCGCCGTCTTCGGCCTCTGCCACATCGTCGGCGCGCTGACCTCGGTGTTCGACCTCCTGCTCGCCACCCGCGTGCTCAGCGCTCTGGCGAACGCGGGGTTCCTCGCCGTCGCCCTGCGCACCGCCACCCTCCTCGTGCCCCGGGAGCGAACCGGGCGCGCGCTCGCCGTCCTGCTCTCGGGAACGACCATCGCGACCATCGTCGGCGTCCCCGCCGGCGCCCTGCTCGGCACCGCGCTGACCTGGCGGGCACCCTTCGCCGCCGTGGCTCTCCTCTGCGTCGTCGCGTTCCTCGGCGTCCTCCGCGGCGTCCCGGCCACGATCGCCGCGCAGACGACCGCGACGCCCGCCGGGCGAGACACCGTTCGGGACAGCGCCGGAGAGACCACACCCCCGTCCCTGCGGGCGGAACTCGCTCTGCTCGCGACACCCCGCCTCGCGCTCACGATGATCCTGGCGGCGCTGGTCAACGCGGGCACGTTCGCGGTCTTCACCTTCCTCGCACCGGTCGTCACCGACACCGCCGGCCTGCCCCCGGCGGCGGTGTCGGTGTCGCTGGTGCTGTTCGGCGTCGGCTCGTTCGCGGGAGTGACGATCGCAGGCCGCCTCGCGGACCGCCACGCCGCCGCACTGCTCGCCATCGGCACCCCGCTGCTGCTCGGCGGCTGGATCGTCCTGGCGACGGTCGCGACGCAGCCGATCGCACTGCTGGCCCTCGTCTTCGTGCAGGGCGTGCTGTCGTTCGGCGTCGGCAGCACGCTGATCACCCGGGTGCTGTACGCCGCCTCCGGAGCTCCGACCATGGGAGGGTCGTACGCGACCGCCGCGCTGAACATCGGCGCCGTGATCGGGCCGGCGTGGGGAGCAGTCGCTCTCGCCAGCGGCGCCGGTCCCCTCTCCCCCGTCGCGGTGGCCGCAGTCCTGACGGCGGCGGCGCTCGCCCTCGGCCTGTCCCTCCGACGGACGCTGAGCCTGGCCGTCCGCCTCCGCCGTCGCTCTCGCCGGCGCCCTCGCTCTCGCCCTCGTCCTCGCCGCTGA
- a CDS encoding alpha/beta fold hydrolase, which produces MLLNVIEAGEGDRVAVLLHGMMGSAESWHRVVPLLVERGFRVLALDLPGHGLSPRDPDLTIESAADAVVETLAQHRSRADVHAADGRAPLAVAVGHSFGATVLAAAAPRLDPALAVYVDAPLALQGGQERAALVARYEHDRRTRMSPAELRRLRPFYSVDDAAVEARAAARFDPATAASVSCGADGQWSAAPGSIVVRAEPSAWVTDEDARRFEHGGVTVRSIPGAAHTVWHSHFEVFTAALPEIFAPSLV; this is translated from the coding sequence GTGCTCCTGAACGTCATCGAAGCCGGGGAGGGCGACCGTGTCGCCGTGCTGCTGCACGGGATGATGGGGTCTGCCGAGAGTTGGCACCGCGTGGTCCCGCTGCTCGTGGAGCGGGGCTTCCGCGTGCTCGCCCTCGACCTGCCCGGCCACGGTCTCTCACCGCGTGATCCGGACCTCACGATCGAGTCGGCGGCGGATGCCGTCGTCGAGACCCTCGCGCAGCACCGGAGCCGCGCGGACGTGCACGCGGCGGACGGCCGCGCCCCGCTCGCCGTGGCCGTCGGCCACTCCTTCGGTGCCACGGTCCTGGCCGCCGCCGCACCTCGACTCGACCCGGCTCTCGCGGTCTACGTCGACGCGCCCCTGGCCCTCCAGGGCGGCCAGGAACGCGCCGCTCTCGTCGCGCGGTACGAACACGACCGCCGCACGCGGATGTCGCCCGCCGAACTGCGCCGGCTCCGTCCCTTCTATTCGGTGGACGACGCCGCGGTCGAGGCGCGCGCCGCCGCGCGGTTCGACCCCGCGACGGCCGCATCCGTCTCCTGCGGGGCGGACGGGCAGTGGTCCGCGGCACCCGGCTCCATCGTCGTCCGCGCGGAGCCCAGCGCCTGGGTCACCGACGAGGACGCGCGACGGTTCGAGCACGGCGGGGTGACGGTGCGCAGCATCCCCGGCGCCGCGCACACCGTGTGGCACAGCCACTTCGAGGTCTTCACCGCGGCGCTTCCGGAGATCTTCGCCCCATCGCTCGTCTGA
- a CDS encoding HNH endonuclease signature motif containing protein, translating to MPALLDATDSQIAILADLVAGLEAAEKTLSSMQAARDGLLAMAGRLAVDIARQARHPDGGDMAIRTVAAEIGAAQRVSDRTIERKMSDASWLVERFPAVWQAQGAGRISGAHARVIVEAGAHLTDPDDRARFADEAIEVAAVESPNRVRRQVRRLADRFQERTLVERHRDARELRRIWVTDLDDGMAELGARGPAALVHGMYDRLSQMAHAVREENARARRHAARQALAEGGAALSTAADADAGASGSCSASAAGSGSGSGSGSASDSGSASASASASGSASDERTIDQLRADLLADLVLTGAPAGHDSEAGLLSELRARIEVTVPVLSLMHDDRIGGSAETPVLPAELDGVVPIDPATARRLAGAASGWDRVLTHPISGALLAVDRYRPSEDLRRHLRARDQRCRFPGCGLMPRKCDLDHNHDAALGGETAHDNLATFCRRHHMLKHHSPWHVEQRPGGVLEWTSPTGRTYIDRPPVPHTVTFTDSTGGDPRVPSRLPGDDPDW from the coding sequence ATGCCCGCACTGCTCGATGCCACAGACTCCCAGATCGCGATCCTCGCCGATCTGGTGGCCGGACTGGAGGCGGCGGAGAAGACCCTGAGCAGCATGCAGGCCGCGCGGGACGGGCTGCTCGCGATGGCGGGGCGCCTCGCGGTCGACATCGCGCGGCAGGCCCGGCACCCGGACGGCGGCGACATGGCGATCCGCACGGTCGCGGCCGAGATCGGCGCCGCGCAACGCGTGAGCGACCGCACCATCGAGCGCAAGATGTCCGATGCCTCCTGGCTGGTCGAGCGGTTTCCCGCGGTGTGGCAGGCGCAGGGCGCCGGGCGGATCAGCGGGGCACACGCGCGCGTGATCGTCGAGGCGGGGGCGCACCTCACAGACCCCGACGATCGTGCCCGCTTCGCGGACGAAGCGATCGAAGTGGCCGCGGTCGAGTCGCCGAACCGGGTGCGTCGCCAGGTGCGGCGACTGGCCGACCGGTTCCAGGAGCGCACGCTCGTCGAACGTCACCGCGATGCCAGGGAGCTGCGGCGGATCTGGGTGACCGATCTCGACGACGGGATGGCCGAGCTCGGAGCCCGCGGACCGGCTGCCCTCGTGCACGGCATGTACGACCGGCTCTCGCAGATGGCGCATGCCGTTCGTGAGGAGAACGCGCGGGCACGGCGGCACGCGGCGCGCCAGGCCCTCGCCGAGGGTGGCGCCGCCCTCTCGACCGCCGCGGACGCTGACGCCGGCGCGTCTGGCTCTTGTTCCGCCTCCGCCGCCGGTTCCGGTTCCGGTTCCGGCTCCGGTTCTGCCTCCGATTCCGGTTCCGCCTCCGCCTCCGCTTCCGCTTCCGGTTCCGCCTCCGATGAGAGGACGATCGATCAGCTTCGCGCGGATCTGCTCGCTGACCTCGTCCTCACGGGAGCTCCGGCGGGGCACGATTCGGAAGCGGGGCTTCTCTCGGAGCTTCGGGCTCGGATCGAGGTCACGGTGCCGGTGCTCAGCCTCATGCACGACGACCGGATCGGCGGGTCGGCCGAGACTCCGGTGCTTCCCGCGGAACTCGACGGAGTGGTCCCCATCGACCCGGCCACGGCCCGCCGACTCGCCGGAGCGGCGAGCGGCTGGGACCGCGTGCTCACCCACCCGATCAGCGGTGCACTGCTGGCCGTCGACCGCTACCGGCCGAGCGAAGACCTCCGCCGGCACCTGCGGGCCCGCGATCAGCGATGCCGGTTCCCCGGCTGCGGCCTGATGCCGCGGAAATGCGACCTCGATCATAATCACGACGCCGCCCTCGGCGGCGAGACCGCGCACGACAACCTCGCGACCTTCTGCCGACGGCATCACATGCTCAAACACCACTCGCCGTGGCACGTCGAACAGCGCCCGGGCGGGGTGCTCGAATGGACGAGCCCGACCGGACGGACGTACATCGACCGGCCGCCGGTGCCGCACACGGTCACGTTCACCGATTCGACCGGGGGTGACCCCCGGGTGCCGTCGCGCCTCCCGGGCGACGATCCCGATTGGTGA